In Arachis hypogaea cultivar Tifrunner chromosome 17, arahy.Tifrunner.gnm2.J5K5, whole genome shotgun sequence, a single window of DNA contains:
- the LOC112765220 gene encoding protein LATERAL ROOT PRIMORDIUM 1: MWPSRSLNYGLAPPDMPPGMVGLRDVFVVAPASSFHHHHHHHNDAVLSSSDLHHLSNNSSNNPATALGVGVGVGVIPLLTATPCLDQDNILTGRARTAASGGTTGGGIQFWQEQQPHHHQYLKKQGFIDHNIGANLVPGGGSGSGSGDGGASNSGGGTTTCQDCGNQAKKDCAHRRCRTCCKSRGFDCPTHVKSTWVPAARRRERQLITGTTPSTAAAVAGSSGSTSGAKKPRLISSQTTTNSHTSTSNTTPPRSFDTYSSHQDASFKEKLPGQIRAPAVFKCVRVTSVDDEQDEYAYQAVVKIGGRVFKGFLYDQGHQNHSNRDSNNSNNNVYPNLSELHLGGGGGGGSGGGGRNGVSSSSPMLDPSDVYAASGGGGGGGVGGLLGGSTYGNPIN, translated from the exons ATGTGGCCTTCCAGGTCCCTCAACTACGGCCTCGCACCTCCCGACATGCCTCCGGGAATGGTTGGACTCCGCGACGTCTTCGTCGTCGCTCCGGCCTCCtccttccaccaccaccaccaccaccacaacgaTGCCGTCTTGTCCTCCTCCGATCTTCACCATCTCAGCAACAATTCCTCCAACAATCCCGCAACTGCACTCGGCGTTGGAGTTGGAGTCGGTGTCATCCCTCTCCTCACTGCAACGCCGTGTCTCGATCAGGACAATATTCTCACCGGAAGAGCCAGAACCGCCGCCTCCGGAGGTACTACCGGAGGCGGAATTCAATTCTGGCAGGAACAACAACCGCATCATCATCAGTACCTGAAGAAGCAGGGTTTTATAGACCACAATATCGGAGCCAATTTGGTTCCCGGTGGAGGCAGCGGAAGCGGCAGCGGCGATGGCGGTGCTTCCAACAGCGGCGGTGGAACAACCACGTGTCAAGATTGCGGGAACCAAGCGAAGAAGGATTGTGCACATAGGAGGTGCAGAACTTGCTGCAAGAGTAGGGGTTTTGATTGCCCTACTCACGTGAAGAGCACGTGGGTTCCAGCTGCGCGCCGGAGGGAGCGCCAGCTCATCACTGGCACGACTCCGTCGACGGCCGCTGCGGTTGCCGGTTCCAGCGGTTCAACTTCCGGCGCCAAGAAACCTCGGTTGATTTCTTCACAGACAACAACAAATTCTCACACTTCAACTTCCAACACCACTCCTCCTAGAAGCTTCGACACTTATTCTAGCCATCAag ATGCGAGTTTCAAGGAGAAATTGCCTGGTCAAATAAGAGCACCAGCAGTGTTCAAGTGTGTGAGAGTCACGTCAGTGGACGATGAACAAGATGAGTATGCATATCAAGCCGTTGTGAAGATCGGTGGCCGTGTCTTCAAAGGCTTTCTCTATGATCAAGGCCATCAGAATCATAGTAATAGAGATAGCAATAATAGTAACAATAATGTGTATCCTAATCTTTCTGAGCTCCATTTAGGTGGTGGCGGCGGCGGTGGCAGCGGCGGTGGTGGTAGAAATGGGGTTTCATCATCCTCCCCAATGCTTGATCCTTCTGATGTTTATGCAGCttcaggtggtggtggtggtggtggtgttggggGGTTACTGGGAGGTTCAACCTATGGTAATCCAataaattga